A part of Curtobacterium sp. MCLR17_036 genomic DNA contains:
- a CDS encoding M1 family metallopeptidase, whose amino-acid sequence MPTSATTDPYTPHNGDRRWSAQHYELRLDYRVATNRLDATATITARAVEPLDRVVLDLHGLHVERVDVDGHRAKKVATATHKTTVTPHTPIPAGAAFTVHVRYRGTPRPVRSAWGHLGWEELTDGVIVAAQPTGAPTWFPCNDRPDDKATYRFEIATEDAYDVVANGDLLAKERDRAGTRWTFATVEPMATYLATVQIGRYRTTRLRGGDVPVTLHHPADLAAAARTDFGQVPEMLALFGDRFGPYPFAAYGVVVTDDELEIPLEAHGLAVFGRNHVDGEHGTDRLIAHELAHQWFGNSVTLARWRDIWLHEGFACYAEWLWSEERGGDTADALAEQYRQRLLDQPEDLVVGDPGAADMFDDRVYKRGALALHAVRRTFGDDAFFAGLRRITERHRHGSVTVPDVLDAFAHAADTTSDAVHAVTAPWIDGTAVPGAVGPR is encoded by the coding sequence GTGCCGACCTCCGCGACCACCGACCCGTACACCCCGCACAACGGCGACCGTCGGTGGAGCGCCCAGCACTACGAGCTCCGGCTCGACTACCGCGTCGCGACGAACCGGCTCGACGCCACGGCGACCATCACGGCGCGGGCGGTCGAACCACTCGACCGGGTCGTCCTCGACCTGCACGGGCTGCACGTCGAGCGCGTCGACGTCGACGGGCACCGCGCGAAGAAGGTCGCCACGGCGACGCACAAGACCACGGTGACCCCGCACACGCCGATCCCGGCGGGTGCCGCGTTCACCGTGCACGTGCGGTACCGGGGCACCCCGCGACCGGTGCGGAGCGCCTGGGGGCACCTCGGGTGGGAGGAGCTGACCGACGGCGTCATCGTCGCCGCACAGCCGACCGGCGCCCCGACGTGGTTCCCCTGCAACGACCGGCCGGACGACAAGGCCACGTACCGCTTCGAGATCGCCACCGAGGACGCCTACGACGTCGTGGCGAACGGCGACCTGCTCGCGAAGGAGCGGGACCGCGCCGGGACCCGCTGGACCTTCGCGACGGTCGAACCGATGGCGACGTACCTGGCGACCGTGCAGATCGGTCGGTACCGCACGACCCGGCTCCGCGGCGGCGACGTCCCGGTGACCCTGCACCACCCGGCCGACCTGGCGGCCGCGGCGCGGACCGACTTCGGCCAGGTGCCGGAGATGCTCGCGCTGTTCGGCGACCGCTTCGGCCCGTACCCGTTCGCGGCGTACGGGGTCGTCGTCACCGACGACGAGCTCGAGATCCCGCTCGAGGCCCACGGACTCGCCGTGTTCGGCCGGAACCACGTCGACGGCGAGCACGGCACCGACCGGCTCATCGCGCACGAGCTCGCGCACCAGTGGTTCGGGAACTCGGTGACCCTCGCCCGGTGGCGGGACATCTGGCTGCACGAGGGGTTCGCCTGCTACGCCGAGTGGCTGTGGTCCGAGGAGCGCGGCGGCGACACCGCGGACGCCCTCGCCGAGCAGTACCGGCAGAGACTCCTCGACCAGCCGGAGGACCTGGTGGTCGGCGACCCGGGCGCGGCGGACATGTTCGACGACCGCGTCTACAAGCGCGGCGCCCTCGCCCTGCACGCCGTCCGCCGCACGTTCGGCGACGACGCCTTCTTCGCCGGCCTGCGGCGCATCACGGAGCGGCACCGGCACGGCTCGGTGACGGTGCCGGACGTCCTCGACGCGTTCGCGCACGCGGCCGATACCACGTCCGACGCCGTGCACGCGGTCACCGCCCCGTGGATCGACGGGACGGCGGTGCCCGGCGCGGTCGGACCGCGCTAG
- a CDS encoding helix-turn-helix domain-containing protein, producing MVRLPLTPDELARGRRLGALLRAARGPRSIVDTALRAGISPETLRKIETGRIATPAFSTIASVAGVVGVSLDAVWAEVSSTPADVGELAG from the coding sequence ATGGTCCGACTGCCCCTCACCCCTGACGAGCTCGCCCGCGGCCGCCGACTCGGCGCGCTGCTCCGTGCGGCCCGTGGCCCGCGGTCGATCGTCGACACCGCGCTGCGGGCGGGCATCTCGCCCGAGACGCTCCGGAAGATCGAGACCGGCCGCATCGCGACGCCGGCGTTCTCGACCATCGCGTCCGTCGCCGGGGTCGTCGGCGTCTCGCTCGACGCCGTGTGGGCCGAGGTCAGCAGCACCCCGGCCGACGTCGGGGAACTGGCGGGCTAG
- the map gene encoding type I methionyl aminopeptidase: MIEILTPAEIDRARATGALVGTILQTLRERTRVGTNLLDVDRWAKAMIEDAGADSCYVDYAPSFGRGPFGHHICTAVNDAVLHGLPHDRALADGDLLTLDLAVSLDGIAADAAVSFVVGTPRDEDLALIDATERALAAGIAAAGPGARTGDLSHAIGTILESAGFPVNVEFGGHGIGSTMHQDPHVSNTGRPGRGYTLRPGLLLALEPWVMADTDRLVTDADGWTLRSATGTRTAHTEHTIAITEDGAEVLTLPR, from the coding sequence ATGATCGAGATCCTCACCCCGGCCGAGATCGACCGGGCCCGCGCCACCGGCGCCCTGGTCGGCACGATCCTGCAGACCCTCCGCGAGCGCACCCGGGTCGGCACGAACCTGCTCGACGTCGACCGGTGGGCGAAGGCCATGATCGAGGACGCCGGGGCCGACTCCTGCTACGTCGACTACGCCCCCTCGTTCGGACGCGGCCCCTTCGGGCACCACATCTGCACCGCCGTCAACGACGCCGTCCTGCACGGGCTCCCCCACGACCGCGCCCTGGCCGACGGGGACCTGCTCACACTGGACCTCGCGGTCTCCCTCGACGGCATCGCGGCCGATGCCGCCGTCAGCTTCGTCGTCGGCACCCCGCGCGACGAGGACCTCGCACTCATCGACGCGACCGAGCGCGCCCTGGCGGCCGGCATCGCCGCGGCCGGACCCGGCGCGCGCACCGGCGACCTGTCGCACGCCATCGGCACCATCCTCGAGTCCGCCGGCTTCCCGGTGAACGTCGAGTTCGGCGGCCACGGCATCGGCTCGACCATGCACCAGGACCCGCACGTGTCGAACACCGGTCGCCCCGGCCGCGGCTACACCCTGCGGCCGGGTCTGCTGCTCGCCCTCGAACCCTGGGTGATGGCGGACACCGACCGGCTCGTCACCGACGCCGACGGCTGGACCCTGCGGAGCGCCACCGGCACCCGGACGGCCCACACGGAACACACCATCGCGATCACGGAGGACGGCGCCGAGGTGCTCACGCTGCCACGGTGA
- a CDS encoding 4'-phosphopantetheinyl transferase superfamily protein, with protein MAEPRLRDVTVTLRAPGRDRDADREALVAAVASAAAVDVAAVRVGRVCPHCAGTDHGRPVATVHGADVGVSLSRTTGVVAIAVGPGPLGVDVERVSRVAAAPLDAFTVRELADARGDATELAALWAVKEAVLKRDGRGLRVDPRNVEVDLRRATAVQEGTAHPVTVLFPAADTVLAVAAGGISVTVAA; from the coding sequence GTGGCTGAGCCGCGCCTCCGTGACGTCACGGTGACGCTCCGAGCGCCGGGCCGGGACCGCGACGCCGACCGGGAGGCCCTCGTCGCCGCCGTCGCGTCCGCTGCGGCCGTCGACGTGGCCGCCGTGCGCGTGGGGCGCGTCTGTCCGCACTGCGCGGGGACTGACCACGGACGGCCCGTGGCGACGGTGCACGGCGCCGACGTCGGGGTGAGCCTGTCGCGCACGACCGGTGTGGTCGCGATCGCCGTCGGCCCCGGACCGCTCGGTGTCGACGTGGAGCGCGTGTCGCGGGTGGCCGCCGCGCCGCTCGACGCCTTCACGGTGCGCGAGCTGGCCGATGCGCGTGGTGACGCGACGGAGCTCGCCGCGCTGTGGGCCGTCAAGGAGGCCGTGCTGAAGCGCGACGGCCGGGGTCTGCGCGTCGACCCGCGGAACGTCGAGGTCGACCTCCGCCGTGCCACCGCCGTCCAGGAGGGGACCGCGCACCCGGTGACGGTGCTGTTCCCCGCCGCCGACACGGTGCTCGCGGTGGCGGCGGGCGGGATCAGCGTCACCGTGGCAGCGTGA
- a CDS encoding TPM domain-containing protein, with translation MALLATLVVLAPAATAHATEPVEIGSAYVLDEADALTPAQQTSVERAVSDLYADTSTQLYVVFVPTFSNPSDHTAWGTAVLERNQIESDSILLAVAVQDRDYDVQQTNETAISSSDVQTAVQDDLLPALKQDDWAGAATAFASGLTDSQAPADLTWLWILLLVVVVGLVVVVLVVRTRNKRRTAAATRAQQASLADLERTAGGALVTIDDELRTAEQEVGFATAQFGADAAKPFADAVAAAQRSVRTAFTYQQQLDDEVPDSPQQRAEWANQIIVICEQAHAAIDEQTEAFDRLRALENGVEDAAAALTRAVAAAPASVDTAAAALDRLRSDYTGRTLATVADNVDQARQVLAYASERSAAADEALRTGAKGEAVVAVRDAQHALAQVEQLTNGAVGAERTFAEATARAGAMRADIEGDIAAARALSPAGPDLAAAVTTAETVLRQDLDPRDPLTAVDALTRANTEIDRAIAAARGAQEQQQRAARALDDALRDARNRISQAREFVSLHRGGVGPVARTRLSEAERALDDAVQLATTDPGQALQAARAAEQYAAAAMDAANDDLGGWGGGGFGGRGGGPQLGGLVTGIVLGGLLGGRGGSYGGGSFGGGGFGGGGGFSGGGGFGGGGGGGGGGFSGGGRF, from the coding sequence GTGGCGCTGCTCGCGACCCTGGTCGTCCTGGCGCCCGCCGCGACCGCGCACGCCACCGAACCCGTCGAGATCGGCAGCGCCTACGTCCTCGACGAGGCCGACGCGCTCACCCCAGCGCAGCAGACCTCGGTGGAGCGCGCGGTGTCGGACCTGTACGCCGACACCAGCACGCAGCTCTACGTCGTCTTCGTCCCGACCTTCTCGAACCCCTCCGACCACACGGCGTGGGGCACGGCCGTGCTCGAGCGGAACCAGATCGAGTCCGACAGCATCCTGCTCGCCGTCGCCGTGCAGGACCGCGACTACGACGTCCAGCAGACGAACGAGACCGCGATCAGCAGCTCCGACGTACAGACCGCCGTGCAGGACGACCTGCTCCCCGCGCTGAAGCAGGACGACTGGGCCGGCGCCGCGACCGCCTTCGCGAGCGGCCTGACCGACTCCCAGGCACCCGCGGACCTGACCTGGCTGTGGATCCTGCTGCTCGTCGTCGTGGTCGGGCTCGTCGTCGTCGTGCTCGTCGTGCGGACGCGCAACAAGCGGCGCACCGCCGCCGCCACCCGTGCGCAGCAGGCCTCGCTGGCCGACCTCGAGCGGACTGCGGGCGGTGCACTCGTCACGATCGACGACGAGCTCCGCACCGCCGAGCAAGAGGTCGGGTTCGCGACCGCGCAGTTCGGCGCGGACGCCGCGAAGCCCTTCGCCGACGCCGTCGCAGCAGCGCAGCGGTCCGTCCGCACCGCCTTCACGTACCAGCAGCAACTCGACGACGAGGTCCCGGACAGCCCGCAGCAGCGTGCCGAGTGGGCGAACCAGATCATCGTGATCTGCGAACAGGCGCACGCCGCGATCGACGAGCAGACCGAGGCGTTCGACCGGCTCCGCGCCCTCGAGAACGGCGTCGAGGACGCCGCCGCCGCGCTGACCCGCGCGGTCGCCGCCGCGCCGGCATCGGTCGACACCGCAGCGGCCGCCCTCGACCGGCTCCGCTCGGACTACACCGGGCGGACGCTCGCGACCGTGGCGGACAACGTCGACCAGGCCCGGCAGGTCCTCGCCTACGCGTCCGAGCGGTCCGCCGCGGCGGACGAGGCACTCCGTACCGGCGCGAAGGGCGAGGCCGTGGTCGCGGTGCGCGACGCCCAGCACGCCCTGGCCCAGGTGGAGCAGCTGACGAACGGCGCCGTCGGCGCCGAGCGCACGTTCGCCGAGGCGACCGCACGCGCCGGCGCGATGCGCGCCGACATCGAGGGCGACATCGCGGCGGCGCGCGCCCTGTCCCCCGCCGGCCCGGACCTCGCCGCAGCCGTGACGACCGCCGAGACCGTGCTGCGGCAGGACCTCGACCCGCGCGACCCGCTCACCGCGGTCGACGCCCTGACCCGGGCGAACACCGAGATCGACCGCGCGATCGCCGCGGCCCGCGGCGCACAGGAGCAGCAGCAGCGCGCGGCGCGGGCGCTCGACGACGCCCTGCGGGACGCACGGAACCGCATCAGTCAGGCGCGGGAGTTCGTCTCCCTGCACCGCGGCGGTGTCGGGCCGGTCGCCAGGACCCGGCTCTCCGAGGCCGAGCGCGCGCTCGACGACGCCGTCCAGCTCGCCACCACCGACCCGGGGCAGGCCCTGCAGGCAGCCCGGGCGGCCGAGCAGTACGCCGCCGCGGCGATGGACGCCGCGAACGACGACCTGGGCGGCTGGGGCGGTGGCGGCTTCGGCGGTCGCGGCGGCGGCCCGCAGCTCGGCGGCCTCGTCACCGGCATCGTGCTCGGCGGGCTCCTCGGCGGCCGCGGCGGCAGCTACGGCGGCGGCTCCTTCGGGGGCGGCGGCTTCGGCGGCGGGGGCGGCTTCAGCGGCGGCGGGGGCTTCGGCGGCGGCGGCGGGGGCGGCGGCGGGGGCTTCTCCGGCGGCGGACGCTTCTGA
- a CDS encoding PspA/IM30 family protein produces the protein MAKQTIFGRISTLVRANINQLIDDAEDPQKMLDQLVRDYTNNIADAKTAIAQTIGNVRLLEQDHEEDKRAAVEWGQKAANASSAADRYRAEGKTAEADKFDNLAKIAIGKQIAAEQEVSDAEPNLASQNEAVEKLKTGLAGMEHKLEQLRAKRDNLVARAKTAEAQSKVNDALGNIDVLDPTSDLGRFEEKVRREEAKVLGQQELQSSSLDAQFESLEDVGKDAEVEARLAALKSGGSPTI, from the coding sequence ATGGCCAAGCAGACGATCTTCGGACGCATTTCCACCCTCGTGCGGGCGAACATCAACCAGCTCATCGACGACGCCGAGGACCCGCAGAAGATGCTGGACCAGCTCGTGCGCGACTACACGAACAACATCGCCGACGCGAAGACCGCCATCGCGCAGACCATCGGCAACGTGCGCCTGCTCGAGCAGGACCACGAGGAGGACAAGCGCGCCGCGGTCGAGTGGGGGCAGAAGGCCGCCAACGCGTCCAGCGCCGCCGACCGCTACCGCGCCGAGGGCAAGACCGCCGAGGCGGACAAGTTCGACAACCTCGCCAAGATCGCGATCGGCAAGCAGATCGCCGCCGAGCAGGAGGTCTCCGACGCCGAGCCGAACCTCGCCTCGCAGAACGAGGCCGTCGAGAAGCTCAAGACCGGCCTCGCCGGGATGGAGCATAAGCTCGAGCAGCTCCGTGCCAAGCGCGACAACCTCGTCGCCCGCGCCAAGACGGCCGAGGCCCAGTCGAAGGTCAACGACGCACTCGGCAACATCGACGTGCTCGACCCGACGAGCGACCTCGGCCGCTTCGAGGAGAAGGTCCGCCGCGAGGAGGCCAAGGTCCTCGGCCAGCAGGAGCTGCAGTCGTCGAGCCTCGACGCCCAGTTCGAGAGCCTCGAGGACGTCGGCAAGGACGCCGAGGTCGAGGCACGCCTCGCCGCGCTGAAGTCCGGCGGCTCGCCGACCATCTGA